One stretch of Bosea vaviloviae DNA includes these proteins:
- a CDS encoding DUF1190 domain-containing protein has protein sequence MKRSTQIGLAAAGVVLVATIWANSGDDTQEDSFVYNSLAECRAAGQLSSSQCEARFNEATANHLRDAKKFTSTSACETEYGSGSCRSAVWNGAQVIVPALAGIMLARSLSQGGGAAQPLLPPTQQACPPGSPAQECQQARSSSSSSGGGSYGGRSGSSSRAYSTTSGAAVVARSGTVSGVASTSTTSRGGFGSTSHSFSSSSSS, from the coding sequence ATGAAGCGCTCGACCCAGATTGGCCTGGCGGCGGCGGGCGTCGTCCTGGTCGCGACGATATGGGCCAATTCCGGCGACGACACGCAGGAGGATAGTTTCGTCTATAACAGCCTCGCCGAATGCCGCGCCGCAGGGCAGCTCTCGTCGAGCCAATGCGAGGCGCGCTTCAACGAGGCCACGGCCAATCATTTGCGTGACGCGAAGAAATTCACCAGCACCAGCGCCTGCGAGACCGAATATGGCTCAGGCTCGTGCCGAAGCGCGGTCTGGAACGGAGCGCAGGTCATTGTCCCCGCACTCGCAGGCATCATGCTCGCCCGCAGCCTCAGCCAGGGCGGCGGAGCGGCACAGCCCCTGTTGCCGCCGACACAACAGGCCTGCCCGCCCGGCAGCCCGGCGCAGGAATGCCAGCAGGCCCGCTCCTCATCGAGCAGCAGCGGCGGAGGCAGCTATGGCGGCCGCAGCGGCTCCTCGTCGCGCGCCTATTCGACGACCTCCGGCGCGGCTGTGGTGGCGCGTAGCGGCACCGTCAGTGGGGTCGCGAGCACGAGCACGACATCGCGCGGCGGCTTTGGCTCGACCTCGCATTCCTTCAGTTCCTCATCCTCGTCCTGA
- a CDS encoding DUF350 domain-containing protein: MAISMAGLPAFLLYFALGVALIACFAAVYLRLTAHDEIALIRGGNLSAAVALGGNVTGFSIPLEKAIAQASSIPDLVLWGLAAMIIQFGAYGLARILIPELSRKIEEDRLPSAAMLAVIAVISGTLAAASMTA, from the coding sequence ATGGCGATCTCGATGGCGGGGCTTCCCGCGTTTCTGCTCTATTTCGCACTTGGCGTGGCGCTGATCGCCTGTTTCGCTGCGGTCTATCTGCGCTTGACCGCCCATGACGAGATTGCCCTGATCCGCGGTGGCAACCTCTCGGCGGCCGTGGCGCTCGGCGGCAATGTCACCGGCTTCTCGATCCCGCTTGAAAAGGCAATCGCACAGGCCAGCAGCATCCCCGACCTCGTGCTCTGGGGCCTCGCCGCGATGATCATCCAGTTCGGCGCCTATGGGCTGGCGCGCATTCTGATCCCCGAGCTTTCGCGCAAGATCGAGGAAGATCGCCTGCCTTCGGCGGCGATGCTGGCCGTCATTGCCGTGATCTCCGGCACGCTGGCTGCGGCCAGCATGACGGCCTGA
- a CDS encoding glutathionylspermidine synthase family protein, whose protein sequence is MRRVVFEARADWQAQVERLGFAFHTIDGATYWDERTAYAFTLEEIERDIEAPTEAIEQLCFAFIEKAIDDDAVLTRLAIPDAQWAFIRESWQRGERNLYGRLDLAYDGRGPAKLLEYNADTPTALFESSVVQWDWLERAMANGSLPAGCDQFNSLHERLIAALAGLRAPSPYRLHLACVQESAEDKGTVDYLLDCAKQAGLDARFTFIEEIGLLSDGRFCDGSNVPIETLFKLYPWEWLFRERYASALAGSRCQFIEPPWKSLLSNKGLLACLWEMEPGHPNLLPAFFEGDPRCESLSPRRVRKPLYSREGANITLLERGKVLDSDDGPYGAEGFILQDAATNLFQSDGNYAVIGSWLVASQACGLCIREDTTPITKNTSRFLPHYIEP, encoded by the coding sequence ATGCGCCGCGTCGTCTTCGAAGCACGCGCCGATTGGCAGGCCCAGGTCGAGCGCCTCGGCTTTGCCTTCCACACCATTGACGGCGCGACCTATTGGGACGAGCGCACGGCCTATGCCTTCACGCTGGAAGAGATCGAGCGCGATATCGAGGCGCCGACCGAGGCGATCGAGCAGCTCTGCTTCGCCTTCATCGAGAAGGCGATCGACGATGACGCGGTCCTGACCCGGCTCGCCATTCCCGACGCGCAATGGGCCTTCATCCGTGAGAGCTGGCAGCGCGGCGAGCGCAATCTCTATGGCCGGCTCGACCTGGCCTATGACGGACGGGGGCCGGCCAAGCTGCTCGAATATAATGCCGACACGCCGACAGCCCTGTTCGAATCGAGTGTCGTGCAATGGGACTGGCTTGAGCGCGCCATGGCGAACGGCAGCTTGCCCGCCGGTTGCGACCAGTTCAATTCATTGCATGAGCGCTTGATTGCAGCCCTTGCCGGGCTGCGCGCGCCGTCGCCCTATCGCTTGCATCTCGCTTGCGTGCAGGAGAGCGCCGAGGACAAGGGCACGGTCGATTATCTGCTCGATTGCGCCAAGCAGGCCGGGCTCGACGCCCGCTTCACCTTCATCGAAGAAATCGGCCTGCTCAGCGATGGCCGCTTCTGCGACGGCTCCAATGTGCCGATCGAGACCTTGTTCAAGCTCTACCCCTGGGAATGGCTCTTCCGCGAACGCTATGCCAGCGCGCTCGCGGGCTCGCGCTGCCAGTTCATCGAACCGCCGTGGAAGTCACTGCTCTCGAACAAGGGTTTGCTTGCTTGCCTCTGGGAGATGGAACCCGGCCATCCCAACCTGCTGCCGGCCTTCTTCGAGGGCGATCCTCGCTGCGAAAGCCTGTCGCCGCGCCGGGTTCGCAAGCCGCTCTATTCGCGCGAGGGTGCCAACATCACCTTGCTGGAGCGCGGCAAGGTGCTGGACAGCGATGACGGTCCCTATGGCGCCGAGGGCTTCATCCTGCAGGACGCCGCGACCAATTTATTCCAGTCCGATGGAAACTACGCGGTGATCGGCTCCTGGCTCGTCGCCTCGCAGGCCTGCGGTCTCTGCATCCGCGAGGATACGACGCCGATCACCAAGAATACCTCGCGCTTCCTGCCGCACTATATCGAGCCATGA
- a CDS encoding VOC family protein: MPAPISAPAPRGLDHLVIGVRDLDAAGAFYEKLGFRVGARNSHPWGTQNRIVQFPGSFLELITIGDAESIPEPAPGRFSFGAFVRDALERGEGMSMLVLESQDAKADNLAFKAAGIGAFEPFFFERQARRPSGEEVRVAFSLAFADDAAAPECGFFVCEQHEPQNFWNPAFQQHENGATGLSAAILVTDEPEQHRAFLTAFTGGAEILEGNEDYVLDLPRGRIDVLDGEAASAIYHVEPDPTPARFLGFCVTVADLEAIAARLSAAGIPFAQSEERIVVPAAAALGCVIAFEQG, translated from the coding sequence ATGCCTGCTCCCATCTCCGCCCCGGCCCCTCGCGGCCTCGACCATCTCGTCATCGGCGTGCGCGATCTCGACGCCGCCGGCGCGTTCTATGAGAAGCTCGGCTTCCGGGTTGGAGCACGCAACAGCCATCCCTGGGGCACACAGAATCGGATCGTCCAGTTTCCAGGCTCCTTCCTGGAGCTGATCACCATCGGCGATGCCGAATCGATTCCGGAGCCTGCGCCGGGTCGCTTCTCCTTCGGGGCTTTCGTGCGCGATGCCCTGGAGCGCGGCGAGGGCATGTCGATGCTGGTTCTGGAAAGCCAGGACGCCAAGGCCGACAATCTCGCCTTCAAGGCCGCCGGCATCGGCGCCTTCGAGCCCTTCTTCTTCGAGCGGCAGGCGCGCCGCCCGAGCGGGGAGGAGGTGCGCGTCGCGTTCTCGCTCGCCTTTGCCGACGATGCCGCCGCGCCCGAATGCGGCTTCTTCGTCTGCGAGCAGCACGAGCCGCAGAATTTCTGGAATCCGGCCTTCCAGCAGCATGAGAACGGCGCGACCGGGCTGTCTGCGGCGATCCTGGTGACGGACGAGCCCGAGCAGCACCGCGCCTTCCTCACCGCCTTCACCGGCGGGGCCGAAATCCTCGAGGGCAATGAGGACTACGTCCTGGACCTGCCGCGCGGTCGCATCGACGTGCTCGACGGCGAGGCCGCGAGTGCGATCTACCATGTCGAGCCCGACCCGACGCCGGCGCGCTTCCTCGGATTTTGCGTGACGGTGGCGGATCTCGAAGCCATCGCCGCGCGGCTGAGCGCAGCGGGCATTCCCTTCGCACAGAGCGAGGAGCGCATTGTCGTGCCGGCGGCGGCGGCGCTGGGCTGCGTCATTGCCTTCGAGCAGGGTTGA
- the glmS gene encoding glutamine--fructose-6-phosphate transaminase (isomerizing) produces the protein MCGIVGILGKEAVAPQVVEALRRLEYRGYDSAGVATLENGLLARRRAEGKLKNLEIRLSNEPLEGLIGIGHTRWATHGKPNETNAHPHATEKLAVVHNGIIENFRELKVELEADGYVFKTQTDTEIVAQLVTRELDRGKKPVAAIAHCLPRLRGAFALAFLFQGEEDLLIGARNGPPLAVGVGDGEMYLGSDAVALAPFTNLIAYLEEGDWVVLNRKGAIFYDKANVQVERRARRVAAGSMLVDKGNHRHFMAKEIHEQPEVVAHTLTHYLDMAAGTLRQPFEPAVEWKGLSRLSVSACGTAYYAGLTAKYWFERLARLPVEIDVASEFRYREAPMPENGLALFISQSGETADTLACLKYAKQERQTILSVVNMPTSTIARESDAVAPTLAGPEIGVASTKAFTCQLTALACLALAAARARGTLSAEDEIRHVQHLIALPGLLAKALELEPEIERLARELSKASDVLYLGRGTSFPLALEGALKLKEISYIHAEGYAAGELKHGPIALIDEDMPVIVVAPHDALFEKTASNMQEVAARGGRIILITDARGAAECGITPEATIIMPEMDPLFAPIVYALPIQMIAYQTAVFMGKDVDQPRNLAKSVTVE, from the coding sequence ATGTGCGGCATCGTGGGCATTCTGGGCAAGGAAGCGGTCGCCCCCCAGGTCGTCGAGGCGCTGCGGCGGCTCGAATATCGCGGCTATGATTCGGCCGGCGTCGCGACACTGGAAAACGGCCTGCTCGCCCGCCGCCGTGCCGAAGGCAAGCTCAAGAACCTCGAGATCAGGCTCTCGAACGAGCCGCTCGAAGGCCTGATCGGCATCGGGCATACCCGCTGGGCGACCCATGGTAAGCCCAACGAGACCAACGCCCATCCCCACGCGACCGAAAAGCTCGCGGTCGTCCATAACGGCATCATCGAGAATTTCCGCGAACTCAAGGTCGAGCTCGAGGCCGACGGCTACGTCTTCAAGACGCAGACCGACACCGAGATCGTCGCTCAATTGGTCACGCGCGAGCTCGATCGCGGCAAGAAGCCCGTCGCGGCCATCGCGCATTGCCTGCCGCGTTTGCGCGGAGCCTTCGCGCTGGCTTTTCTGTTCCAGGGTGAGGAAGATCTGCTGATCGGCGCACGCAACGGGCCGCCATTGGCTGTCGGCGTCGGTGACGGCGAGATGTATCTGGGCTCGGATGCGGTCGCGCTAGCGCCCTTCACCAACCTCATCGCCTATCTGGAGGAGGGCGATTGGGTCGTCCTCAACCGCAAGGGCGCGATCTTCTACGACAAGGCGAATGTCCAGGTCGAACGGCGCGCACGTCGCGTCGCCGCCGGCAGCATGCTGGTCGACAAGGGCAATCATCGCCACTTCATGGCGAAGGAAATCCACGAGCAGCCTGAGGTGGTCGCTCACACGCTGACGCATTATCTCGACATGGCCGCCGGCACGCTGAGGCAACCCTTCGAGCCTGCCGTCGAATGGAAGGGCCTGTCCCGGCTCTCCGTTTCTGCCTGCGGCACGGCCTATTACGCCGGGCTCACGGCGAAATACTGGTTCGAGCGGCTGGCACGCCTGCCGGTCGAGATCGATGTCGCCTCCGAGTTCCGCTACCGCGAGGCACCGATGCCCGAGAACGGGCTCGCGCTCTTCATCTCGCAATCGGGCGAGACCGCCGACACGCTGGCCTGCCTGAAATATGCCAAGCAGGAGCGCCAGACGATCCTGTCGGTCGTGAACATGCCGACCTCGACCATCGCCCGCGAGAGTGATGCCGTCGCTCCCACGCTCGCCGGCCCCGAGATCGGAGTTGCCTCGACCAAGGCCTTCACTTGCCAGTTGACCGCACTGGCATGCCTGGCGCTTGCCGCCGCCCGCGCGCGCGGCACGCTCTCGGCGGAGGATGAGATCCGCCATGTCCAGCATCTGATCGCGCTGCCCGGCCTCCTGGCGAAGGCGCTTGAGCTCGAACCCGAGATCGAAAGGCTCGCCCGCGAGCTCTCCAAGGCGAGCGACGTGCTCTATCTCGGCCGCGGCACGAGTTTCCCGCTGGCGCTCGAAGGCGCGTTGAAGCTGAAGGAAATCAGCTACATCCACGCCGAAGGTTACGCGGCTGGCGAACTCAAGCATGGTCCGATCGCATTGATCGACGAGGATATGCCGGTCATCGTCGTCGCGCCCCATGACGCGCTCTTCGAGAAGACCGCGTCGAACATGCAGGAGGTCGCGGCGCGTGGCGGGCGGATCATCCTGATCACTGACGCCAGGGGCGCGGCCGAATGCGGCATCACCCCTGAGGCGACGATCATCATGCCGGAGATGGACCCGCTGTTTGCGCCGATCGTCTACGCGCTGCCGATCCAGATGATCGCCTACCAGACCGCCGTCTTCATGGGCAAGGACGTCGATCAGCCGCGTAACCTGGCGAAGTCCGTCACGGTGGAGTGA
- the glmU gene encoding bifunctional UDP-N-acetylglucosamine diphosphorylase/glucosamine-1-phosphate N-acetyltransferase GlmU translates to MQSDRSCLAIILAAGEGTRMKSRQPKVLHEVGGRSLLAHALAAVAEAGADTVVVVIGPDRPDVASEVRALLPSAAIAIQAERRGTAHAVLAAREALSGKHDDILVAFADTPLIRPQTLLGLRQALAEGASVAALGFEAQDPAGYGRFVTRDGELVAIVEHKDATEAQRAIRLCNAGLMALDGRQALSILEAIGSANAQGEFYLTDAVGVARERGLKAVALQAAESEVQGVNDRAQLAAAEADFQRRKRLEAMKQGATLIAPETVFFSFDTRLGQDVLVEPNVVFGPGVTVADGAVIHAFSHLEGADVGPGATVGPYGRLRPGAKLGANAKVGNFVEIKAADIGEGAKVSHLTYIGDASVGADANIGAGTITCNYDGFFKYKTTIGAGAFVGSNSALVAPVTIGDRAIIGSGSVITKDVPADALAIGRGRQIEREGWAKTFRDKAMAKKSAAKKTPE, encoded by the coding sequence ATGCAGTCCGACCGGTCCTGTCTCGCCATCATTCTTGCGGCAGGCGAGGGCACGCGCATGAAATCGCGGCAGCCGAAGGTGCTGCACGAGGTCGGTGGCCGCTCGCTTCTAGCCCATGCGCTCGCTGCCGTGGCGGAGGCCGGAGCCGATACGGTCGTGGTCGTGATCGGCCCCGACCGGCCCGATGTCGCAAGCGAGGTCCGCGCGCTGCTGCCCTCGGCTGCGATCGCGATCCAGGCCGAGCGACGCGGCACGGCCCATGCCGTACTCGCGGCGCGCGAGGCGCTGTCGGGCAAGCATGACGACATCCTCGTCGCCTTCGCGGATACGCCTCTCATCCGGCCGCAGACCTTACTCGGCCTCCGCCAGGCTCTGGCCGAGGGGGCGAGCGTCGCCGCGCTTGGCTTCGAGGCGCAAGATCCGGCCGGCTATGGGCGGTTCGTGACCAGGGACGGCGAACTCGTGGCCATCGTCGAGCACAAGGACGCAACCGAGGCGCAGCGCGCGATCCGCCTGTGCAATGCCGGGCTGATGGCACTCGACGGCCGCCAGGCGCTATCAATCCTGGAGGCGATCGGGAGCGCCAATGCACAAGGCGAGTTCTACCTGACCGATGCCGTCGGCGTCGCGCGCGAACGAGGGCTGAAGGCGGTCGCGCTGCAGGCCGCCGAGAGCGAGGTGCAGGGCGTCAACGATCGCGCGCAACTTGCTGCCGCGGAAGCCGATTTCCAAAGACGCAAGCGACTGGAGGCGATGAAGCAGGGCGCGACCTTGATCGCGCCTGAGACGGTGTTCTTCAGCTTCGACACGCGGTTGGGGCAAGATGTGCTGGTCGAGCCCAATGTCGTCTTCGGCCCAGGCGTCACTGTCGCTGACGGCGCAGTCATCCACGCCTTTTCGCATCTGGAGGGGGCGGATGTCGGCCCTGGCGCGACGGTCGGCCCCTATGGCCGCCTGCGTCCGGGCGCAAAGCTCGGCGCCAATGCCAAGGTCGGCAATTTCGTGGAGATCAAGGCAGCCGATATCGGCGAAGGCGCCAAGGTCAGCCATCTCACCTATATCGGCGATGCCAGTGTCGGCGCCGATGCCAATATCGGCGCCGGCACCATCACCTGCAACTATGATGGCTTCTTCAAGTACAAGACGACGATCGGGGCCGGCGCCTTCGTCGGCTCCAATTCCGCGCTGGTTGCGCCGGTGACGATCGGCGACCGGGCCATCATCGGCTCGGGCTCGGTGATCACGAAGGATGTTCCAGCCGATGCGCTGGCTATCGGCCGCGGCCGTCAAATCGAGCGTGAAGGTTGGGCGAAGACATTCCGCGACAAGGCCATGGCGAAGAAGTCCGCAGCCAAGAAAACGCCGGAATAA
- a CDS encoding DUF350 domain-containing protein, with amino-acid sequence MIAEALAKLPDFALFFAGSLALVGLYLLIYTLATSHNEFGLIRQNNIAAALSLGLSLIGFALPLSSAIVHSTTIVDLAVWGIVAIIVQLVVYALVRLVLPNLSSRIASGELAAALFLGAASLAAGVINAAAMSY; translated from the coding sequence ATGATAGCTGAAGCTTTGGCGAAACTTCCGGATTTCGCCCTGTTCTTCGCCGGCTCGCTGGCGCTCGTCGGCCTGTATCTGCTGATCTACACGCTTGCGACCTCGCATAACGAGTTCGGCCTGATCCGTCAGAACAACATCGCTGCCGCGCTCTCGCTGGGCTTGAGCCTGATCGGCTTCGCGCTGCCCTTGTCGAGCGCCATCGTCCATTCCACGACGATCGTGGATCTCGCGGTCTGGGGCATCGTCGCCATCATCGTGCAACTGGTCGTCTATGCGCTGGTGCGGCTGGTGCTGCCCAACCTGTCGTCGCGGATCGCCTCGGGAGAACTCGCCGCGGCGCTCTTCCTCGGAGCCGCCTCATTGGCGGCTGGCGTGATCAACGCCGCCGCGATGAGCTACTGA
- a CDS encoding glucan biosynthesis protein, which translates to MSKSLNRRQFLEGAAIGLASAPLIGATPAAAQSNWAALVQSVIAEGQKFDPALVVETARQLARRPLVPVVTTDLPDGYTALPFDQYSGIRAQPGGLIWAGENRGFTIEPLHRGYVFSSPVSLFTVEDEIVRRVAFDRGKFDYGRVTPPPANVDLQFSGMRIATGLERPYEVAIFQGATFFRSLARGQNYGSTARALILRPGETRGEEIPFFRAFWIERPSPASGSLVIHALLDSESLTGAVRMTLRPGDVTLIDVEMTLFARQALDHVGLGCTMGTFLSGPQSRRTFDDLRPSVHEVSGVQMLTGNGEWIYRPVNNPATLQVSSFMDSNPRGFGLVERERDPAAFQDDDQRFELRPSVWVEPLGEWGAGSVQLIEIPSDSDVNKNVILYWRPRQVLAPGSETTLAYRQAWCWQPPERPALAVSGRVRQGRGSQARRRRFIVDFTGDRLADAAVVASTRANITATPGTIQNVRIWPYPERKLMRVGFEVDPGTENLSELRLVLQSGGQPVSETWLNRWTW; encoded by the coding sequence ATGTCGAAATCCTTGAATCGTCGGCAGTTTCTGGAAGGCGCGGCGATCGGCCTGGCCTCCGCTCCGCTGATCGGCGCGACGCCGGCGGCTGCGCAAAGCAACTGGGCGGCGCTGGTTCAGTCCGTGATCGCTGAGGGCCAGAAATTCGACCCGGCCCTGGTCGTCGAGACCGCGCGGCAACTGGCGCGTCGCCCGTTGGTGCCGGTCGTCACGACCGATCTGCCGGACGGTTATACCGCCCTGCCCTTCGATCAGTATTCGGGAATCAGGGCGCAACCCGGCGGCCTGATCTGGGCCGGAGAGAATCGCGGCTTCACCATCGAGCCGCTGCATCGCGGCTATGTCTTCTCCAGCCCGGTCAGCCTGTTCACGGTCGAGGACGAAATCGTGCGCCGCGTCGCCTTCGACCGCGGCAAGTTCGACTATGGCCGCGTCACCCCGCCGCCGGCGAATGTCGACCTGCAATTCTCCGGGATGCGGATCGCGACCGGGCTGGAGCGACCTTACGAGGTTGCGATCTTCCAGGGCGCGACCTTCTTTCGTTCGCTGGCGCGCGGCCAGAACTACGGCTCGACGGCGCGGGCGCTGATCCTGCGGCCGGGCGAGACGCGCGGTGAAGAGATTCCGTTCTTCCGCGCTTTCTGGATCGAGCGGCCGAGCCCCGCTTCCGGCTCGCTCGTCATCCACGCATTGCTCGATTCGGAAAGCCTCACCGGCGCAGTGCGGATGACATTGCGGCCCGGCGACGTCACCCTGATCGATGTCGAGATGACGCTGTTTGCGCGGCAAGCGCTCGACCATGTCGGGCTGGGCTGCACGATGGGCACCTTCCTGTCGGGCCCACAGAGCCGGCGCACCTTCGACGACCTGCGCCCCTCCGTGCATGAGGTGTCCGGCGTGCAGATGCTGACAGGCAATGGCGAATGGATCTACCGCCCCGTGAACAATCCCGCGACCTTGCAGGTTTCGTCCTTCATGGATTCCAACCCGCGCGGTTTCGGCCTGGTCGAGCGCGAGCGCGACCCTGCAGCCTTCCAGGATGACGACCAGCGTTTCGAATTGAGGCCGAGCGTCTGGGTCGAGCCACTCGGCGAATGGGGCGCGGGTTCGGTGCAGCTCATCGAGATCCCCAGCGATTCCGACGTGAACAAGAACGTCATCCTCTATTGGCGGCCGCGTCAGGTGCTGGCGCCGGGCAGCGAGACGACACTGGCCTATCGGCAGGCCTGGTGCTGGCAGCCGCCGGAACGGCCGGCGCTGGCAGTCTCGGGGCGCGTGCGGCAAGGACGCGGCTCCCAAGCCCGCCGCCGCCGCTTCATCGTCGACTTCACCGGCGACCGCCTGGCCGATGCCGCGGTCGTCGCGTCCACCCGCGCCAATATCACCGCGACGCCGGGCACGATCCAGAATGTCCGGATCTGGCCCTATCCAGAGCGCAAGCTGATGCGCGTCGGCTTCGAGGTCGATCCCGGCACGGAGAATTTGAGCGAGCTCAGGCTCGTCTTGCAGTCCGGCGGTCAGCCGGTCTCGGAAACTTGGTTGAATCGATGGACGTGGTGA
- the mdoH gene encoding glucans biosynthesis glucosyltransferase MdoH has product MDVVTAARPDTATGIEARRYAVSAEPATPPENRLHMPVQSFRSWKASDRRKPAVPKLWTTPWLKRLFVFGGGMVLTAYGAWEMYNVVSVSRTTSLQYVLLVLFTVNFSWIALAFTSALLGFFGLLVGSGRTSRVETLQHRTVVVMPIYNESTARTFAALAAIKESVEATGLGAHFDYFIVSDTTNADVWIAEERAFLALREKLGPEARVYYRHRPKNHHRKAGNIADFVTRWGGYYEHMVVLDADSLMTGTCIVRLAAAMEADPDSGIIQSLPLIINRNTFFARLQQFAARVYGPVIATGLAMWSGRDGNYWGHNAIIRTKAFADHCGLPDLKGKPPFGGHVLSHDFVEAALMRRAGWSVYMLPDLTGSYEESPPSLIDISVRDRRWCQGNLQHSRIIGAKGFVWSTRQHFATGIMGYLASPFWLMQLVVGILIVLQVNYARPEYFTQEFTLFPVWPRFDPERALNLFALTMAILLAPKGFGLVLTLINGKLRRAGGGAIRLIFSALLEILFSAFFAPIMMLIQSGSVFQILLGRDTGWNPQRRDDGSIPLKDIIRRHRTHTVLGVVAGISAFMIATSLFAWMSPTIVGLVLAIPLSWASGQLGLGLWLKRHKLLVTPEEGDPPAIALRANALQAEFAEAGFDEADGLVALHADAALRHAHDMMLPEGQPRRRGEIEPDRAVAQAKLVDAETIEDAAIWLKPKERMVVLHDRALVGLLATLPKERASA; this is encoded by the coding sequence ATGGACGTGGTGACCGCAGCGCGCCCGGATACGGCTACTGGGATTGAAGCGCGACGCTATGCGGTCAGCGCCGAGCCGGCGACACCGCCCGAGAACCGGCTGCACATGCCGGTGCAATCCTTCCGGAGCTGGAAGGCGTCCGACCGGCGCAAGCCCGCTGTGCCGAAGCTCTGGACGACGCCCTGGCTGAAACGGCTGTTCGTGTTCGGCGGCGGGATGGTGCTGACGGCCTATGGCGCCTGGGAAATGTACAATGTCGTGTCGGTCAGCCGCACGACTTCGCTGCAGTACGTCTTGCTCGTGCTGTTCACGGTCAATTTCTCATGGATCGCACTAGCCTTCACCAGCGCATTGCTGGGCTTCTTCGGACTTCTGGTCGGAAGCGGACGCACGAGCCGGGTCGAGACGCTGCAGCACCGCACCGTCGTGGTGATGCCGATCTACAATGAATCGACGGCGCGGACCTTCGCTGCGCTCGCCGCCATCAAGGAATCCGTCGAGGCGACGGGCCTTGGCGCGCATTTCGACTATTTCATCGTCTCCGACACGACCAATGCCGATGTCTGGATCGCCGAGGAACGCGCCTTCCTGGCACTGCGCGAAAAGCTCGGTCCCGAAGCCCGCGTCTATTACCGGCATCGGCCGAAGAACCACCACCGCAAGGCCGGCAACATCGCCGATTTCGTCACGCGTTGGGGCGGGTATTACGAGCATATGGTCGTGCTCGACGCCGACAGCCTGATGACCGGCACCTGCATCGTCCGGCTGGCAGCGGCGATGGAGGCCGATCCCGATTCCGGCATCATCCAGTCGCTGCCGCTGATCATCAACCGCAACACCTTCTTCGCGCGGCTCCAGCAATTCGCCGCCCGCGTCTATGGCCCCGTCATCGCGACCGGGCTCGCCATGTGGTCGGGCCGCGACGGCAACTACTGGGGCCACAACGCGATCATCCGCACGAAAGCCTTTGCCGATCATTGCGGCCTGCCTGACCTGAAGGGCAAGCCGCCCTTCGGCGGTCATGTGCTGAGCCACGATTTCGTCGAGGCGGCATTGATGCGCCGTGCCGGCTGGTCGGTCTATATGCTGCCCGACCTGACGGGGTCCTATGAGGAAAGCCCGCCCTCGCTGATCGACATCTCGGTGCGCGACCGACGCTGGTGCCAGGGCAATCTGCAACATTCGCGCATCATCGGGGCGAAGGGCTTCGTCTGGTCGACGCGCCAGCATTTCGCCACCGGCATCATGGGCTATCTCGCCTCGCCCTTCTGGTTGATGCAGCTGGTCGTCGGTATCTTGATCGTGCTGCAGGTCAATTACGCGCGGCCGGAATATTTCACGCAGGAGTTCACGCTCTTCCCGGTCTGGCCGCGCTTCGACCCCGAGCGCGCCTTGAACCTGTTTGCGCTGACCATGGCGATCCTGCTCGCGCCGAAAGGCTTCGGGCTCGTCCTGACCCTGATCAACGGCAAGCTCCGGCGGGCCGGCGGCGGCGCGATCAGGCTGATCTTCTCGGCCTTGCTCGAGATCCTGTTCTCCGCCTTCTTCGCGCCGATCATGATGCTGATCCAGTCCGGCTCGGTCTTCCAGATCCTGCTCGGGCGCGACACCGGCTGGAATCCGCAGCGGCGCGACGACGGCTCGATCCCGCTGAAGGACATCATCCGCCGGCACCGGACCCACACGGTGCTCGGGGTCGTCGCCGGCATCTCGGCCTTCATGATCGCGACATCGCTGTTTGCCTGGATGTCGCCCACGATCGTCGGCCTCGTGCTGGCGATTCCCTTGTCCTGGGCGTCGGGGCAGTTGGGGCTGGGCCTCTGGCTGAAGCGGCACAAATTACTGGTGACGCCAGAGGAAGGCGACCCGCCAGCCATCGCGCTGCGGGCGAACGCGCTGCAGGCTGAATTCGCCGAGGCCGGCTTCGACGAGGCAGACGGGCTCGTGGCGCTTCATGCCGACGCAGCTTTGCGCCACGCCCATGACATGATGCTGCCGGAGGGCCAACCGCGCCGGCGCGGCGAGATCGAGCCCGACCGCGCCGTGGCGCAGGCCAAGCTCGTCGATGCCGAGACGATCGAGGATGCCGCGATCTGGCTGAAGCCCAAGGAACGCATGGTCGTGCTGCACGACCGGGCGCTCGTCGGCCTGCTGGCGACCCTGCCCAAAGAGCGCGCCTCGGCCTGA